A part of Vigna radiata var. radiata cultivar VC1973A chromosome 11, Vradiata_ver6, whole genome shotgun sequence genomic DNA contains:
- the LOC106778105 gene encoding protein NRT1/ PTR FAMILY 6.3, which produces MESLSLATMSTLPTTQGKTIPDASDYKGHPAERSKTGGWTASAMILGGEVMERLTTLGIAVNLVTYLTGTMHLGNAASANVVTNFLGTSFMLCLLGGFLADTFLGRYRTIAIFAAVQATGVSILTISTIVPSLHPPKCTEDTVPPCVRANEKQLMVLYLALYVTALGTGGLKSSVSGFGSDQFDDSDKDEKKQMIKFFNWFYFFVSTGSLMATTVLVYVQDNVGRGWGYGICAGAIVAALFVFLSGTRKYRFKKLVGSPLTQFAEVFVAAIRKRKLELPSDSTLLFNDYDTKKQTMPHSKQFRFLDKAAIVDSSGGGMKRKWYLCTLTDVEEVKSVIRMLPIWATTIMFWTIHAQMTTFSVSQATTMDRHIGKTFQMPAASITVFLIGTILLTVPFYDRFIVPVARKVLKNPHGLTPLQRIGVGLVFSVFAMVAGALIEIKRLRYAESHGLVDKTKAKIPMTVFWLIPQNFFVGVGEAFMYMGQLDFFLRECPKGMKTMSTGLFLSTLSLGFFFSSLLVSIVNKMTAHGRPWLADNLNKGRLYDFYWLLAILSAINVMFYLVFAKGYVYKEKRLAEEGIELEETDDAAFHGH; this is translated from the exons ATGGAAAGCCTTTCACTTGCAACAATGTCTACCCTCCCTACCACTCAAGGCAAAACAATCCCAGATGCCTCTGACTACAAGGGCCACCCCGCAGAGAGGTCCAAAACCGGTGGTTGGACTGCATCCGCCATGATATTAG GAGGAGAAGTGATGGAGAGGTTGACAACACTGGGCATCGCCGTGAACTTGGTCACATATTTGACAGGGACCATGCATTTGGGTAATGCTGCCTCTGCCAACGTTGTAACCAACTTCTTGGGAACCTCCTTCATGCTCTGTCTGCTTGGCGGCTTCCTCGCCGATACTTTCCTAGGAAG ATACCGCACCATCGCCATCTTCGCGGCAGTTCAAGCCACT GGTGTTTCGATATTGACGATATCAACCATAGTTCCCAGCCTGCACCCTCCGAAGTGCACGGAGGACACCGTGCCACCTTGCGTGAGAGCGAATGAGAAACAGTTAATGGTGCTGTATCTGGCGCTTTACGTAACGGCTCTTGGCACTGGTGGTTTGAAATCGAGTGTGTCAGGATTCGGTTCGGATCAGTTCGATGATTCGGACAAAGATGAGAAGAAGCAGATGATAAAGTTCTTTAACTGGTTCTACTTCTTCGTGAGCACAGGGTCTCTGATGGCAACGACGGTTCTTGTGTACGTGCAAGACAACGTAGGACGAGGATGGGGTTATGGTATCTGTGCGGGTGCGATTGTGGCTgctctttttgtgtttttgtcgGGTACGAGGAAGTACCGGTTCAAGAAACTCGTGGGGAGTCCACTCACTCAGTTTGCAGAAGTGTTTGTGGCTGCCATAAGGAAGAGGAAGTTGGAATTGCCCTCTGATTCAACGTTGCTCTTCAATGATTATGACACCAAGAAGCAGACCATGCCGCATAGCAAGCAGTTCCG TTTCTTGGACAAAGCTGCAATCGTGGATTCATCGGGTGGTGGAATGAAGAGAAAGTGGTATCTTTGCACCTTAACAGATGTGGAAGAAGTAAAATCGGTGATAAGAATGCTTCCCATATGGGCTACCACCATCATGTTTTGGACTATCCACGCTCAAATGACAACATTCTCGGTGTCACAAGCGACCACCATGGACCGTCACATAGGAAAAACATTTCAAATGCCCGCAGCATCGATAACAGTTTTCTTAATCGGAACAATTCTCCTAACGGTCCCATTTTACGACCGTTTCATTGTTCCGGTGGCAAGAAAAGTGCTGAAGAACCCACATGGGTTGACCCCTTTGCAACGCATAGGAGTTGGTTTGGTGTTCTCGGTGTTTGCCATGGTGGCAGGGGCACTGATAGAGATAAAGAGACTGAGATATGCAGAGTCACATGGTTTGGTAGATAAGACAAAAGCAAAGATCCCAATGACGGTGTTTTGGTTGATCCCACAAAATTTCTTTGTGGGGGTAGGGGAGGCCTTTATGTACATGGGACAGTTAGACTTTTTCCTTAGAGAGTGCCCGAAAGGGATGAAAACAATGAGCACAGGGTTGTTCCTGAGCACACTGTCTCTGGGTTTTTTCTTCAGCTCCTTGTTGGTGTCTATAGTGAACAAAATGACAGCACATGGTAGGCCATGGCTCGCAGATAATCTTAACAAAGGGAGGCTCTATGATTTTTACTGGCTTTTGGCTATACTCAGTGCCATAAATGTTATGTTTTACTTGGTTTTTGCTAAAGGGTACGTTTACAAGGAGAAGAGGCTTGCTGAGGAGGGCATAGAATTGGAAGAAACAGATGATGCTGCTTTTCATGGGCATTGA